The following are encoded in a window of Clarias gariepinus isolate MV-2021 ecotype Netherlands chromosome 8, CGAR_prim_01v2, whole genome shotgun sequence genomic DNA:
- the LOC128528910 gene encoding interferon alpha-inducible protein 27-like protein 2 isoform X3 — MNCTIGVGVGALLGAAGFAAAAPVVITAAGFTSAGIVAGSIAAKLMSAAAVANGGGLAAGSLVAIGQAIGAAGLGATGTAAAASVGATVGGVVGWAASYVF; from the exons ATGAATTGCA caattgGAGTAGGTGTTGGAGCTCTCCTTGGAGCAG CCGGCTTTGCGGCGGCAGCACCAGTTGTGATCACCGCAGCGGGCTTCACTTCTGCTGGCATTGTTGCAGGATCCATAGCTGCAAAATTAATGTCAGCAGCAGCAGTTGCTAATGGTGGTGGCCTAGCAGCTGGAAGTCTTGTTGCTATTGGGCAGGCTATTG GAGCAGCCGGGCTTGGGGCCACCGGCACAGCTGCCGCGGCATCCGTAGGAGCCACCGTGGGTGGGGTGGTAGGATGGGCAGCCTcctatgttttttaa
- the LOC128528909 gene encoding interferon alpha-inducible protein 27-like protein 2A, with protein sequence MKKEVKTAIGITIGAVAGTVGTVLLAPAALGVLGFTAAGIQAGSIAAGMMSSAAIANGGGVAAGSLVAVLQSVGAAGVSAATTAGVASTGGVIGGVLGWFSGRRGRNQPTDPPKSRKQSDNEAGNSSEDDDDDDDGGPPPGLSMTRRS encoded by the exons ATGAAAA aggAGGTCAAAACTGCGATTGGGATCACAATAGGGGCTGTTGCTGGAACCG TGGGTACAGTCCTATTGGCCCCTGCTGCACTTGGGGTGTTGGGCTTCACTGCTGCTGGCATCCAAGCTGGTTCCATAGCTGCGGGTATGATGTCATCAGCTGCTATAGCAAACGGAGGAGGAGTGGCAGCAGGCAGCCTAGTGGCTGTTCTTCAGTCAGTAG GAGCTGCTGGCGTCTCGGCTGCCACAACAGCAGGCGTGGCGTCTACAGGCGGAGTGATAGGCGGAGTGCTGGGGTGGTTTTCTGGCCGTAGAGGAAGAAATCAACCGACTGATCCACCCAAGAGCCGTAAACAGTCAGACAATGAAGCTGGAAATTCAtcagaagatgatgatgatgacgacgacGGTGGACCTCCTCCAGGCCTTTCAATGACCCGCAGAAgttga